From a single Nothobranchius furzeri strain GRZ-AD chromosome 9, NfurGRZ-RIMD1, whole genome shotgun sequence genomic region:
- the golm2 gene encoding protein GOLM2 isoform X1 produces the protein MIGFGANRRGGRLPSFILIFLMLIIAILSFNYWTVSNKHGRLLDELAEIQTQMQRSDAARSRLEKRNTELMVQVDTHRKQIDQKDTDYSVMEDKLQAREVLVKKCSDEKMKLQSDVTAQMTEIQRLKEQLKELKQEFMKQEEQLRDVKRNSSTLEKRLEYESLQCGRQIAQLKQEYEDAKRALEEEASKQKLAGINVQKGELAERRAGAAPGVDAARERHTVATHRHDRQSDLKGGVDEMGKPGSDAGMPGIEDSEVGKMDEVQFALKKPAITQKHDEGPDAAGAEPGLGAADGPGGQGLSLDQPRLQQDRLEAQAVGVAPLSLNKQADNPVALEEHNKVAIKADELGEQQRQIQVPDIVMGDREHLKRIPLPQDNAQVPKPLQPQRAKDQVPVEQLRHRQSRFFDENESPVDPQHGSKLADYNGDDGNVGEYEADKQAELAYNEEEDGDGGEEDVQDDDDREVQGERAVDYGKRHQVNDIL, from the exons ATGATTGGGTTTGGTGCAAACCGACGGGGAGGCCGCCTCCCGTCATTTATCCTCATATTTTTGATGCTTATTATCGCCATACTCTCTTTCAACTACTGGACGGTGTCCAACAAGCACGGCCGCTTGCTGGACGAGCTGGCCGAGATTCAAACGCAGATGCAGCGCTCGGACGCGGCGCGGAGCCGCTTAGAGAAGCGGAACACGGAGCTGATGGTGCAGGTGGACACACACAGGAAGCAGATCGACCAGAAGGATACAGACTACAGCGTCATGGAGGACAAGCTGCAGGCCCGAGAGGTGCTCGTGAAAAAGTGCTCTGATGAAAAG ATGAAGCTACAGAGTGACGTCACAGCCCAAATGACAGAAATACAGAGACTGAAAG AGCAGCTGAAGGAGCTGAAGCAAGAGTTCATGAAGCAAGAAGAGCAGTTAAGAGATGTGAAGAGAAATAGCTCAACGCTGGAGAAGAGGTTGGAGTATGAGAG TTTACAGTGTGGACGTCAGATCGCACAACTGAAACAAGAATACGAAGACGCTAAAAGAGCTCTAGAGGAGGAAGCTTCAAAGCAGAAACTG GCTGGAATAAATGTCCAAAAGGGTGAACTGGCAGAAAGGCGTGCAGGTGCAGCACCTGGTGTGGATGCAGCGAGAGAGCGCCACACAGTGGCCACTCACCGACACGACAGACAGTCGGACCTGAAAGGTGGAGTCG ATGAAATGGGTAAACCTGGCAGTGATGCTGGCATGCCTGGGATTGAAGACAGCGAGGTTGGAAAAATGGATGAAGTTCAGTTTG CCTTGAAGAAACCCGCCATCACTCAGAAGCACGACGAGGGCCCTGATGCAGCTGGCGCTGAACCCGGACTCGGAGCAGCTGACGGTCCTGGAGGCCAAGGCTTGTCTCTTGACCAACCCAGGCTCCAGCAGGACAGACTGGAGGCCCAAGCAGTGGGGGTTGCCCCCCTCAGCCTCAACAAGCAGGCAGACAACCCAGTGGCGTTGGAAGAACACAACAAAGTCGCCATCAAGGCGGACGAGCTGGGAGAGCAGCAACGACAAATCCAAG TTCCTGATATTGTCATGGGTGACCGGGAACACCTGAAGAGGATCCCTCTGCCTCAGGATAACGCCCAGGTGCCCAAACCCCTCCAGCCGCAGCGGGCTAAAGACCAAGTTCCTGTAGAGCAACTGCGTCATCGCCAAA GCCGGTTCTTTGATGAGAACGAGTCCCCAGTAGATCCGCAGCACGGCTCTAAGCTGGCGGACTACAATGGGGACGATGGGAACGTTGGTGAGTATGAGGCTGACAAGCAGGCCGAGCTTGCCTACAATGAGGAAGAGGATGGTGATGGTGGGGAGGAAGACGTTCAAG ATGACGACGATCGTGAAGTCCAAGGAGAGCGAGCTGTGGATTATGGGAAAAGACATCAAGTCAATGACATTCTCTGA
- the golm2 gene encoding protein GOLM2 isoform X2 — protein MIGFGANRRGGRLPSFILIFLMLIIAILSFNYWTVSNKHGRLLDELAEIQTQMQRSDAARSRLEKRNTELMVQVDTHRKQIDQKDTDYSVMEDKLQAREVLVKKCSDEKMKLQSDVTAQMTEIQRLKEQLKELKQEFMKQEEQLRDVKRNSSTLEKRLEYESLQCGRQIAQLKQEYEDAKRALEEEASKQKLAGINVQKGELAERRAGAAPGVDAARERHTVATHRHDRQSDLKGGVDEMGKPGSDAGMPGIEDSEVGKMDEVQFALKKPAITQKHDEGPDAAGAEPGLGAADGPGGQGLSLDQPRLQQDRLEAQAVGVAPLSLNKQADNPVALEEHNKVAIKADELGEQQRQIQVPDIVMGDREHLKRIPLPQDNAQVPKPLQPQRAKDQVPVEQLRHRQNDDDREVQGERAVDYGKRHQVNDIL, from the exons ATGATTGGGTTTGGTGCAAACCGACGGGGAGGCCGCCTCCCGTCATTTATCCTCATATTTTTGATGCTTATTATCGCCATACTCTCTTTCAACTACTGGACGGTGTCCAACAAGCACGGCCGCTTGCTGGACGAGCTGGCCGAGATTCAAACGCAGATGCAGCGCTCGGACGCGGCGCGGAGCCGCTTAGAGAAGCGGAACACGGAGCTGATGGTGCAGGTGGACACACACAGGAAGCAGATCGACCAGAAGGATACAGACTACAGCGTCATGGAGGACAAGCTGCAGGCCCGAGAGGTGCTCGTGAAAAAGTGCTCTGATGAAAAG ATGAAGCTACAGAGTGACGTCACAGCCCAAATGACAGAAATACAGAGACTGAAAG AGCAGCTGAAGGAGCTGAAGCAAGAGTTCATGAAGCAAGAAGAGCAGTTAAGAGATGTGAAGAGAAATAGCTCAACGCTGGAGAAGAGGTTGGAGTATGAGAG TTTACAGTGTGGACGTCAGATCGCACAACTGAAACAAGAATACGAAGACGCTAAAAGAGCTCTAGAGGAGGAAGCTTCAAAGCAGAAACTG GCTGGAATAAATGTCCAAAAGGGTGAACTGGCAGAAAGGCGTGCAGGTGCAGCACCTGGTGTGGATGCAGCGAGAGAGCGCCACACAGTGGCCACTCACCGACACGACAGACAGTCGGACCTGAAAGGTGGAGTCG ATGAAATGGGTAAACCTGGCAGTGATGCTGGCATGCCTGGGATTGAAGACAGCGAGGTTGGAAAAATGGATGAAGTTCAGTTTG CCTTGAAGAAACCCGCCATCACTCAGAAGCACGACGAGGGCCCTGATGCAGCTGGCGCTGAACCCGGACTCGGAGCAGCTGACGGTCCTGGAGGCCAAGGCTTGTCTCTTGACCAACCCAGGCTCCAGCAGGACAGACTGGAGGCCCAAGCAGTGGGGGTTGCCCCCCTCAGCCTCAACAAGCAGGCAGACAACCCAGTGGCGTTGGAAGAACACAACAAAGTCGCCATCAAGGCGGACGAGCTGGGAGAGCAGCAACGACAAATCCAAG TTCCTGATATTGTCATGGGTGACCGGGAACACCTGAAGAGGATCCCTCTGCCTCAGGATAACGCCCAGGTGCCCAAACCCCTCCAGCCGCAGCGGGCTAAAGACCAAGTTCCTGTAGAGCAACTGCGTCATCGCCAAA ATGACGACGATCGTGAAGTCCAAGGAGAGCGAGCTGTGGATTATGGGAAAAGACATCAAGTCAATGACATTCTCTGA